In Motacilla alba alba isolate MOTALB_02 chromosome 21, Motacilla_alba_V1.0_pri, whole genome shotgun sequence, the following are encoded in one genomic region:
- the AJAP1 gene encoding LOW QUALITY PROTEIN: adherens junction-associated protein 1 (The sequence of the model RefSeq protein was modified relative to this genomic sequence to represent the inferred CDS: deleted 1 base in 1 codon) — protein sequence MWMRRLPGSRSGCPLGSHAWILIAMFHLAMDLASCQPPATGTGGKLSPRPALRHRLSRGSLWGTASGEELQRPAPPWTCGPAPPLQRPRSRRPPPAAPLPAGRPPPRPRSRRGRRHLRGRGFAPRDGRPTALPEVIVWGPTGEEDSVESSTLPSAFATTTTTTAAAAAATTSATTAAAATSVTAATAPRVPPSTAAPAAGGDGPRSSPGRSGTAEPAAGHSSGGKDARPPRGLGDSTGLAVHQIITITVSLIMVIAALITTLVLKNCCAQSGRPRRNSHQRKLDQQEESCQNLTDFAPARVPSALDIFTAYNETLQCSHECVRTPVPVYAEDTLHSPGDYKTTFNGNRPSSSDRHLIPVAFVSEKWFEISC from the exons ATGTGGATGCGACGGCTCCCGGGAAGCAG GTCAGGTTGCCCGCTCGGAAGCCATGCTTGGATTTTAATAGCCATGTTCCACCTAGCCATGGACCttgccagctgccagcccccagccacCGGCACTGGGGGGAAGCTCTCGCCACGGCCGGCGCTCCGGCACAGACTGTCCCGCGGCTCGCTGTGGGGCACGGCGAGCGGGGAAGAGCTGCAACGC CCGGCCCCCCCCTGGACCTgcggccccgcgccccctcTGCAGAGACCCCGCTCCCgccggccgccccccgccgcccccctgcccgccggccgccccccgccccggccgcgctcccggAGGGGCCGGCGGCACCTGCGCGGCCGCGGCTTCGCCCCTCGGGACGGGAGACCCACGGCGCTGCCCGAGGTCATCGTCTGGGGCCCCACGGGCGAGGAGGACTCCGTGGAGAGCAGCACGCTGCCCAGCGCCTTcgccaccaccaccaccaccaccgccgccgccgccgccgccaccacCTCCGCCACCACCGCCGCCGCTGCCACTTCTGTCACGGCCGCCACGGCCCCCCGGGTGCCGCCCAGCACCGCGGCCCCCGCGGCCGGAGGGGACGGGCcccgcagcagccccgggcGCAGCGGCACCGCCGAGCCGGCCGCCGGCCACAGCAGCGGAGGAAAGGACGCTCGGCCGCCGCGtgggctgggggacagcacaG GTCTGGCTGTTCATCAGATAATCACTATTACCGTGTCCCTCATCATGGTCATAGCTGCGCTGATAACAACTCTTGTCTTAAAAAATTG CTGTGCGCAGAGCGGGCGCCCCCGGCGCAACAGCCACCAACGCAAGCTGGAccagcaggaggagagctgcCAGAACCTGACTGACTTCGCCCCCGCCCGCGTGCCCAGCGCCCTCGACATCTTCACCGCCTACAACGAGACGCTGCAGTGCTCCCACGAGTGCGTGCGGACCCCCGTGCCCGTCTACGCCGAGGACACGTTGCACTCGCCCGGGGATTACAAAACCACCTTCAATGGAAACAG aCCCTCTTCTTCTGACCGGCATCTTATTCCCGTGGCCTTTGTGTCTGAGAAATGGTTTGAAATCTCCTGCTGA